The following coding sequences lie in one Lolium perenne isolate Kyuss_39 chromosome 2, Kyuss_2.0, whole genome shotgun sequence genomic window:
- the LOC127336340 gene encoding growth-regulating factor 3, with protein sequence MAMPFASLSPAADHHRSSSSIFPFCRSSPLYSVGEEASPQHQQQHAMSAARWAARPAPFTAAQYEELEHQALIYKYLVAGVPVPPDLLLPIRRGFDSLAARFYHHPALGYGSYFGKKLDPEPGRCRRTDGKKWRCAKEAAQDSKYCERHMHRGRNRSRKPVETQIVASPHPQQHNPAASAAAFQSHSLYPAIANGGGGSFALGSTQTQLHMDNAAPYSTAGAGGNKDFRYSTYGVRSSALDEHSQFITAAMDTSIDNYSWRLLPSQTAAFPLSSYPMLGTLSDLDQTTICSLPKTDREPLSFFGSDFVTTTTDSVKQENQTLRPFFDEWPPKARDSWPELQDDTSFSATKLSISIPMTASDFSTTTTTSPSPNATGIYSR encoded by the exons ATGGCGATGCCCTTTGCCTCCCTGTCGCCGGCAGCCGACCACcaccgctcctcctcctccatcttccCCTTCTGCCGCTCCTCCCCTCTCTACTC CGTCGGCGAGGAGGCGTCTCCgcagcaccagcagcagcacGCGATGAGCGCAGCGCGGTGGGCGGCCCGGCCGGCGCCCTTCACGGCGGCGCAGTACGAGGAGCTGGAGCACCAGGCGCTCATCTACAAGTACCTCGTCGCCGGCGTGCCCGTCCCGCCGGATCTCCTCCTCCCCATCCGCCGGGGATTCGACTCCCTCGCCGCGCGCTTCTACCACCACCCCGCCC TTGGCTACGGCTCCTACTTCGGCAAGAAGCTGGACCCGGAGCCCGGGCGGTGCCGGCGTACGGACGGCAAGAAGTGGCGGTGCGCCAAGGAGGCCGCCCAGGACTCCAAGTACTGCGAGCGCCACATGCACCGCGGCCGCAACCGTTCAAGAAAGCCTGTGGAAACGCAGATCGTCGCATCACCCCACCCGCAGCAGCACAAccccgccgccagcgccgccgcgTTCCAGAGCCACTCGCTGTATCCGGCGATCGCtaatggcggcggcggctcgtTCGCCTTGGGGTCTACTCAGACTCAGCTGCACATGGACAATGCTGCGCCTTACTCGACCGCTGGTGCCGGTGGAAACAAGGATTTCAG GTATTCTACTTATGGAGTGAGGTCTTCAGCGCTGGACGAGCACAGCCAGTTCATCACTGCAGCCATGGACACCTCCATTGACAACTACTCGTGGCGCCTGCTGCCGTCCCAGACCGCTGCATTTCCACTCTCGAGCTACCCTATGCTGGGAACGCTGAGCGACCTGGATCAGACCACGATCTGCTCCCTGCCCAAGACGGACAGGGAGCCACTGTCTTTCTTCGGGAGCGACTTTGTGACGACGACGACGGACTCGGTGAAGCAGGAGAACCAGACGCTGCGCCCCTTCTTCGATGAGTGGCCGCCCAAGGCGAGGGACTCGTGGCCGGAGCTGCAGGACGACACCAGCTTCTCCGCCACCAAGTTGTCCatctccatcccgatgacggcctccgacttctccaccaccaccaccacctccccgtCCCCCAACGCCACCGGTATATACTCCCGGTAG